The following proteins come from a genomic window of Pleurocapsa minor HA4230-MV1:
- the hslO gene encoding Hsp33 family molecular chaperone HslO, with product MTDKLIRAVAADGGIKAVGVITTNLTEEARRRHKLSYVATAALGRSMASGLLLASSMKKEGSRVNIHVKGDGPLGTILADAGLDGTVRGYVQNPSVELPPNDRGKLDVGKAVGHNGYLHVVRDVGYGQPYSSTVSLVSGEVGEDVASYLVTSEQTPSALLVGVFVGDMGVTAAGGILLQIMPKAARDQSLVELLESRVSQLSGFTPLLQAGKSLQEMMRELLGDLNLFIFPESHPVSFYCGCSWKRVLGALKMLGAAELQDMIEKDEGAEAICQFCGEVYQADETQLTQLIADLKSE from the coding sequence ATGACAGATAAATTAATTAGAGCCGTGGCAGCAGACGGCGGAATCAAAGCAGTTGGCGTAATTACGACTAATCTTACTGAAGAAGCCAGACGCAGACATAAACTGTCCTACGTTGCTACTGCCGCTTTAGGCAGATCGATGGCATCAGGGTTATTGTTAGCTTCGAGCATGAAAAAGGAAGGCTCTAGAGTCAATATTCACGTCAAAGGCGACGGCCCATTAGGAACAATTTTAGCTGATGCAGGATTGGATGGTACGGTACGGGGCTACGTTCAGAATCCCAGTGTTGAACTGCCGCCAAATGACCGTGGTAAGCTAGATGTAGGTAAAGCAGTAGGTCACAATGGCTATTTACATGTAGTTCGAGATGTGGGTTACGGGCAGCCCTACTCCAGCACTGTGAGTTTGGTTTCTGGTGAAGTAGGAGAAGACGTTGCTAGCTATTTAGTTACTTCTGAACAAACCCCTTCAGCTCTTTTGGTTGGGGTATTTGTAGGCGATATGGGCGTTACCGCAGCTGGGGGGATCCTACTCCAAATTATGCCCAAGGCAGCCAGAGATCAATCTTTGGTTGAACTACTAGAGTCGCGTGTATCTCAACTATCGGGATTTACGCCCTTATTACAGGCGGGTAAAAGTCTGCAAGAAATGATGCGGGAGTTATTGGGGGATTTAAATTTATTTATCTTTCCTGAATCTCATCCCGTCAGTTTTTACTGTGGCTGTTCCTGGAAAAGAGTATTGGGCGCACTCAAAATGCTGGGAGCAGCGGAGCTACAGGATATGATCGAAAAAGACGAGGGTGCAGAAGCAATCTGTCAGTTTTGTGGTGAAGTCTATCAAGCTGATGAAACTCAACTAACTCAATTGATCGCTGACTTAAAAAGCGAATAA
- a CDS encoding ROK family protein: MNQMIEQVIGIDLGGTAIKLGRFLEDGTCLETISLTTPQPANPQAVVKAIAQGVKQLNLNYTCRAIGLGMPGPTDKARRIARKSINLPGWDNIPVADWLEAQTGLPTVLENDANCAAIGEAWLGAGRAFKDFILLTLGTGVGGGIFIDGKLFTGRDGAAGELGLITLNPDGYPCRSGNQGSLEQYASIGAIQRRTGKEPAEIGWLAQAGDTAALEFWQDYGRVLGAGLASLVYILTPEAIIIGGGISASCEFFLTSTLAEIKQRVVSPSRVGLQLIPAQLGNQAGMLGAAKLIWNEIEKQRIKS, from the coding sequence ATTAATCAAATGATCGAGCAGGTAATCGGCATAGATTTGGGGGGAACAGCGATTAAGCTGGGGCGTTTTTTAGAGGATGGCACTTGTCTGGAAACGATTTCTCTGACTACTCCTCAACCTGCTAATCCACAAGCTGTAGTAAAGGCGATCGCTCAAGGAGTTAAACAACTTAATCTAAATTATACCTGTAGGGCGATCGGGTTAGGGATGCCTGGCCCTACAGATAAAGCCCGACGTATTGCCAGAAAATCAATCAATCTACCTGGTTGGGACAATATTCCCGTTGCTGACTGGCTGGAAGCGCAGACAGGATTGCCTACTGTCTTAGAAAATGATGCTAACTGTGCGGCGATCGGCGAAGCTTGGTTAGGTGCAGGTAGAGCATTTAAAGATTTTATTTTATTAACTTTGGGAACTGGTGTCGGCGGGGGAATTTTTATCGACGGTAAATTGTTTACAGGTCGCGACGGTGCAGCAGGGGAATTGGGTTTAATTACCTTAAATCCTGATGGTTATCCCTGTCGTAGTGGTAACCAAGGTTCATTGGAGCAGTATGCTTCGATTGGCGCAATTCAGCGTCGAACAGGCAAAGAACCCGCAGAAATAGGATGGTTAGCTCAAGCAGGAGACACCGCAGCTCTTGAGTTTTGGCAGGACTATGGCAGAGTTTTGGGAGCAGGACTGGCTAGCTTAGTGTACATACTCACCCCTGAAGCGATAATTATTGGCGGGGGAATTAGTGCTAGCTGTGAATTTTTTCTTACCAGTACTTTAGCTGAAATTAAGCAACGAGTGGTTTCTCCTTCTCGTGTTGGTCTACAGTTGATTCCTGCTCAGTTGGGTAATCAAGCAGGAATGTTGGGTGCTGCCAAGCTGATTTGGAACGAGATTGAAAAGCAGCGTATCAAATCATAG
- a CDS encoding DUF975 domain-containing protein has product MKPLSVGNIVSAGLRIYRDNFKNYFKSAFLGYLWILVPVYGWAKYSAMMGMIARLAYQEVAEQPETITEAQRHVKRRMWDFLVAGIFVGLIIFVAIIPFSIIAGIVGALAGFVLDRDSAIGMIAGILLIIVALLLFIFGLLWLISRLFLVELPLAVEENITATSTIRRSWDLTKGSVGRIQLVVLIGFLISVPILLVTNIASLIFQTLIGAGLENAPSLAAIGTILYLLLAFAGGALMIPFWQAIKAVVYYDLRIRREGLGMNLRK; this is encoded by the coding sequence ATGAAACCTTTAAGTGTGGGAAATATTGTTAGTGCTGGGTTAAGAATTTATCGTGATAATTTTAAAAACTATTTCAAGTCGGCATTTTTAGGCTATTTGTGGATTCTTGTCCCAGTTTATGGCTGGGCAAAATATTCAGCTATGATGGGCATGATTGCCCGTTTAGCATATCAAGAAGTTGCCGAACAGCCAGAAACAATCACAGAAGCACAACGTCATGTCAAGCGAAGAATGTGGGATTTTTTGGTTGCGGGTATATTTGTCGGTCTAATCATATTTGTCGCCATTATTCCCTTTTCCATCATTGCGGGTATTGTAGGTGCGTTAGCAGGTTTTGTGCTGGATCGAGATTCGGCAATTGGCATGATAGCGGGTATCTTATTGATTATTGTTGCTCTACTGTTATTTATATTTGGCTTGTTATGGCTTATTTCTCGGTTATTTCTGGTGGAATTGCCTTTGGCGGTAGAAGAAAATATAACTGCTACTAGTACCATTCGTAGAAGCTGGGACTTAACTAAAGGTTCTGTTGGTCGAATTCAATTAGTCGTATTAATTGGATTTTTAATTAGCGTGCCAATTCTATTAGTAACCAATATAGCCAGCCTAATTTTCCAAACATTGATTGGTGCAGGACTAGAGAATGCCCCCAGTCTTGCAGCTATCGGCACAATATTATACCTATTGCTAGCTTTTGCAGGAGGAGCCTTGATGATTCCTTTCTGGCAGGCAATTAAGGCTGTGGTTTATTACGATCTGCGTATCCGTCGTGAAGGTCTAGGCATGAACTTAAGAAAATAA
- a CDS encoding chromosome segregation ATPase, giving the protein MAINQEPQNSGSDAAGKDSERKANSEKLRRSDLKNNLPDFSENVLIPVTAQTSSHTARQSTVQVQRPKRQLWQIWQLWGILLVLCSGVIGYSATSMLLKLPKTQSCDRVFWPFASASVRLYCAQSAAEDKELEGLLSAIRLVASLPKDHPLRPEIDRNIDRWATSILELGEAQFQSGKLDTAIATARRIPNNVSAQKIVETKITEWKSIWSEAEEIYQQVEQKLREADWNGAFTWAVRLTDSSNEYWATTKYEESVDHINIAQEENASITKAQTQVSNGNIDELLLAIDKADNIKPNSYAYQQAQAVIAQGKEKLVAIIEQLIEQRQWQELLQVTGRIPKSLKLEKRRQDWQILANAGSSAKLDTVFGMEEAIEEIKKIDKKSEYYQLRQTLTNRWQLETKDIVHLSQARDLARVGTISNLREAIAEAELIPSGNPRYGDARREISDWRGQIQTIEDQPILSRARELSYGNSISAWRRAIAEARLIASNSPLYDEAQRDVRSWRANIERVEDRPILDEAQSFANANNYPAAIAAAKRIGSGRSLYSEAQTEIATWQREIDGQRYLREATELASQGTPEDLARAIRIARQASTRSSVGFQMVQDINEWSAQILAIARQASDDSLERAIAIAQQVPSGTDSYTPAQKEIKIWQIRLNPPQPEALPPTFKLDKLEKEREEEN; this is encoded by the coding sequence ATGGCGATAAATCAAGAACCACAAAACTCTGGCTCAGATGCAGCAGGCAAAGACTCAGAGCGTAAAGCAAATAGTGAAAAATTGCGACGATCGGATTTGAAAAACAATCTGCCAGATTTTTCCGAGAATGTTTTGATTCCAGTGACTGCTCAAACTTCTAGTCATACAGCTCGTCAATCAACTGTTCAAGTTCAGCGCCCAAAAAGACAGTTATGGCAGATCTGGCAACTTTGGGGTATTTTGCTGGTGTTGTGTTCTGGGGTCATTGGTTACAGTGCGACCTCAATGCTTTTAAAGCTACCTAAGACCCAAAGCTGCGATCGAGTCTTTTGGCCGTTTGCTTCAGCATCAGTGCGCCTTTACTGCGCTCAATCCGCTGCTGAAGATAAAGAACTTGAAGGTTTGCTCTCAGCCATTAGATTAGTGGCAAGTTTACCAAAAGACCATCCCCTCAGACCAGAAATTGACCGCAATATCGATCGCTGGGCAACTTCAATTCTGGAACTGGGAGAAGCTCAGTTTCAGTCAGGAAAATTAGATACAGCGATCGCCACTGCCAGAAGAATTCCCAATAATGTCTCGGCACAGAAAATCGTAGAAACGAAAATTACTGAGTGGAAATCAATTTGGTCAGAAGCAGAGGAAATTTATCAACAGGTAGAGCAAAAGCTGCGGGAAGCTGATTGGAACGGTGCCTTTACCTGGGCGGTTCGTCTGACTGATAGCTCGAATGAATATTGGGCAACGACAAAATATGAAGAGAGCGTCGATCACATTAACATTGCTCAAGAAGAAAACGCCAGCATCACCAAAGCGCAAACTCAGGTTTCCAATGGCAACATTGACGAGCTGCTCTTAGCAATTGATAAAGCCGATAATATTAAGCCAAACAGCTATGCCTATCAACAAGCTCAAGCAGTGATTGCTCAAGGTAAAGAAAAGCTCGTTGCTATTATTGAACAACTAATTGAGCAAAGACAATGGCAAGAATTACTTCAGGTAACAGGTCGTATTCCCAAAAGCCTCAAACTAGAAAAGCGTCGTCAAGATTGGCAGATTTTAGCCAATGCGGGTTCTAGCGCCAAACTGGATACGGTATTTGGCATGGAAGAAGCAATTGAAGAAATTAAAAAAATAGACAAGAAGAGTGAATATTATCAGCTAAGACAAACTTTAACAAATCGTTGGCAGCTGGAAACTAAAGATATTGTTCATCTGTCTCAAGCAAGAGATTTAGCCAGAGTAGGCACGATCTCTAATCTTAGGGAGGCGATCGCCGAAGCAGAATTGATTCCTAGCGGTAATCCTCGCTATGGTGATGCGCGTCGAGAAATATCCGATTGGCGTGGACAAATCCAGACGATTGAAGATCAACCCATTTTAAGCCGAGCCAGAGAACTATCCTATGGCAACAGTATTAGTGCTTGGCGTAGAGCGATCGCTGAAGCAAGATTGATTGCGAGCAATAGCCCTCTATACGATGAAGCTCAAAGAGATGTTAGATCTTGGCGCGCTAATATTGAGCGGGTTGAAGATCGACCTATTCTGGATGAAGCGCAATCTTTCGCTAATGCTAATAATTATCCTGCTGCCATTGCCGCAGCTAAAAGGATTGGTTCTGGTCGATCGTTATACTCGGAAGCTCAAACTGAAATTGCCACTTGGCAACGGGAAATAGACGGACAAAGATATTTACGAGAAGCTACAGAACTAGCTAGTCAAGGTACGCCAGAAGATCTAGCCAGAGCGATTAGAATTGCTAGGCAAGCCTCCACTAGAAGTTCAGTTGGTTTTCAAATGGTGCAGGATATCAACGAATGGTCGGCGCAAATCTTGGCTATTGCCAGACAGGCTTCGGATGATTCTCTAGAAAGAGCGATCGCGATCGCCCAACAAGTCCCTTCTGGTACAGACAGCTATACTCCCGCCCAAAAAGAAATTAAAATTTGGCAAATCAGACTTAATCCTCCTCAACCAGAAGCATTACCGCCTACCTTTAAGTTAGATAAGCTCGAAAAAGAGCGAGAAGAGGAAAACTAA
- a CDS encoding glutathione S-transferase family protein — MLKFYYSRLSINARRVWVTLLEKKLEFEPILLKLNGDQFQPDFLELNPFHHIPVLIDRNFKIFESLAILDYLEAKFPDPSFMPANAEDIAKVRMIELITINELPPASIVLMKEMLDIAVEEQKIKQARQSMATVLQYFEVSLPKDRAYFVQEKLTYADIVAGTAVAAIPNLGISLEPYPKVTKWLENLNQRSSWQQTAPSSEEIERSKAVMKAILQNR; from the coding sequence ATGCTGAAATTTTACTATTCTCGTCTTTCAATCAATGCCCGTCGAGTTTGGGTAACTCTATTAGAAAAAAAACTAGAGTTTGAACCAATTTTATTAAAACTCAATGGCGATCAGTTCCAGCCAGATTTTTTGGAACTTAATCCTTTTCATCATATTCCCGTCTTAATAGATCGAAACTTCAAAATTTTTGAGTCTTTAGCAATCTTAGATTATCTCGAAGCTAAATTTCCCGATCCTTCTTTTATGCCTGCCAATGCTGAGGATATAGCTAAGGTACGCATGATTGAATTAATAACCATAAATGAACTGCCACCTGCTTCGATTGTGTTGATGAAAGAAATGTTAGACATAGCAGTTGAAGAGCAGAAAATTAAACAAGCTAGACAAAGTATGGCGACAGTATTGCAATATTTTGAAGTTAGTTTACCAAAAGATCGAGCTTATTTTGTCCAAGAAAAATTAACCTATGCCGATATCGTCGCAGGAACAGCAGTCGCAGCAATTCCTAATCTCGGAATTAGTTTAGAACCATATCCTAAAGTAACTAAATGGCTTGAAAATTTAAATCAACGTTCTAGTTGGCAACAAACAGCACCTTCTTCAGAAGAAATTGAAAGATCAAAAGCAGTTATGAAAGCAATTTTACAAAACCGCTAG
- a CDS encoding heme oxygenase (biliverdin-producing), producing the protein MSVNLATMLREGTKKSHTMAENVGFVKCFLKGVVEKKSYRKLVTSLYFVYSAMEEEMERLKDHPVLSKIYFSELNRKQSLEQDLHFYYGANWREEAKNTKAGKAYVARIREIAQTEPELLVAHCYTRYLGDLSGGQILKKISQRAMNLTDGEGTAFYEFHDIADEKAFKNKYRAAMDELPIDQATAEKIVDEANAAFGKNMELFQELEGNLVKAIGVMLFNTLTRRRTRGSTELATAE; encoded by the coding sequence ATGAGCGTTAATTTAGCCACAATGTTGCGCGAGGGGACAAAAAAGTCTCACACCATGGCAGAAAACGTTGGTTTTGTAAAATGTTTTCTCAAAGGAGTAGTTGAAAAAAAATCTTATCGCAAGCTAGTGACTAGTCTTTATTTCGTCTATTCCGCCATGGAAGAAGAGATGGAACGACTAAAAGACCATCCAGTATTGTCTAAAATTTATTTTTCTGAACTTAACCGTAAACAAAGTTTGGAACAAGATTTGCATTTTTATTATGGTGCTAACTGGCGCGAAGAAGCAAAAAACACCAAAGCAGGTAAAGCTTACGTGGCACGCATTCGCGAAATAGCTCAGACTGAACCCGAATTACTAGTCGCTCATTGCTATACTCGCTACTTGGGTGACTTGTCTGGGGGACAAATTTTGAAGAAGATTTCTCAAAGAGCCATGAATCTTACCGACGGTGAGGGAACAGCTTTTTATGAATTTCATGATATTGCCGATGAGAAAGCTTTTAAAAACAAGTATCGTGCAGCAATGGATGAGCTACCTATCGATCAGGCTACCGCCGAGAAAATTGTTGATGAAGCTAATGCAGCTTTTGGCAAAAACATGGAATTGTTCCAAGAACTTGAAGGTAACTTGGTTAAGGCGATCGGCGTAATGCTGTTTAATACTTTAACTCGTCGCCGTACTCGTGGCAGCACAGAATTAGCTACTGCTGAGTAA